tcgCTCTTGGTCCTGGagatgttttcttcttcttcttctttatattgCAGATGACCAAACTTGCAATCATACCATTCACTGTCCTATTGGAAACTCTGTTCCTGAAGAAGCAATTCAGGTTACTACAGTcctgcatatttttatataaatatcagaTCAGATATCAATATACAGCTTGTATTGCTTTAATGTTATATGATTTTTCTCCAAGCACTCTATTATATTCTCTACTTATCGCAGCCAGAAGATAAAGCTTTCGCTCTTTGTCTTGCTTGTTGGAGTTGGCATTGCCTCTGTGACTGATCTCCAGCTCAACTTCGTTGGAACAATTCTCTCTCTCCTAGCCATTATAACAACCTGCGTTGGGCAAATTGTATCCTTTCTTTGCATGCGCCATTGATTGTTTTCACTTCAATTCGGTGTTACATTATCATACTTCAGCTGGTAATGATCTCGGGGAataatttgactttgaaaatgaaaacaaacttGTTCGACTTCATAAACtacatatatatttcaagaaaatcTTTAGCCTGCTAATGCTGCGCCTAGAGGGACAAGTTCATTCTTAACTTGATTAATTCTCGATCAGCTGACAAGTACAATACAAAAGAGGCTAAATGTGTCTTCCACACAGCTGCTTTACCAGTCAGCCCCATTTCAAGCAGCAATTCTCTTTGTGTCAGGCCCCTTGGTGGATCAATTCCTCACCAGAAAGAACGTCTTTGCATACAAATATTCTTCACTAGTCTTGGTATATATCCTTTTCCCATCTCTCTCTTGTTCGTGTTTTCGTGCTctaactatatatatacacatgaaAGAGTGACAGAAAGCATTTATCCTTGAAAAACTTTGCAGGCATTCATTATACTTTCATGCATTATATCTGTGTCTGTGAACTTCAGCACATTCATGGTTATCGGCAAGACCTCACCAGTTACTTATCAAGTGCTTGGACACCTCAAAACTTGCCTTGTTCTTGGCTTTGGGTACACTCTGTTACATGATCCTTTCACAATGAGAAACATCATTGGAATACTAGTTGCCATTTTTGGCATGGGCCTATATTCATATTTCTGCGtccaagagaataaaaagaaacaatcagTGGACCTTTTACTAGCTTCCCAggtactatttatatatatatatactactgATCTTTTGACATGAATATCTCTGCTCATTATTTaggaattgaaaacaaattgctACTCCTTGTTTGTTTCAGATGAAAGATAAGGATAGCGCTCCAATTTTGGGCATGCAAGATAAAGAAATCAGTCATGACGCCAAGAAATCAACAAAGGACTCTCTTGTTTAATTTGTCATAAAGAAGTTCATGCATGTATCGGGTGTTTGCTCTACCAGaaacaattaatttgttgagttgagtataaatgttttttattcttttaatagaCAGTACCCATTCACTTTTTTACCATTGTATTAATTTTAGCTCTAAATAAATCATAACACAGATCAATTTTCCCATTCTTCTGCTGTAAATCTAATAATGTAACCTATCAAATCAATAATCagacaaaattaaatcaataatatcCTATTTCGTAAGGTGAAttactgaattaaaaaaaaaaaagactccaAGATATGTCATGTTGTGCAGATTTAAGGTAAAACTATGAGATATTGAGTATTTTacatagtatattaaaataatttaaaaatataaaaaaataatttttttttaaaaattgaacccaacaaaaactaaaaatcgataaaaaaaaaaaaaacaaagatggggACAAAATCAAAGATATACACTGaattttcaagaaatataatgatactttttgcaaataaaaatcctcaaaaattaaaaacaccatAACAATGGATAGAAAAATCCATAATTTTTGTTGTTCCAAATCTTATTTGACAGAAGAGCTATTATAatctttcatattaaaaaaactaagcctCGATAATACttaatgaaaaagataaaacctattaattttttatatagaaaaaactaaattccTTAATaatggttaataaaaaaataaaatatgaaaagtattcaagaaaaaactagaaaagaataataatatagaataaaaataccatcatgaattttgaaaaattaagtagagagagagagagagagggagagagagggagagagggaggtcGGTCAATGATCATGGCAATTTGGTGTGGTGAAGGCTGTCTGGTGGGTGTGATGATAGCAACGGATGGGCAACATGCATCTAAATTCTAGCGAAATAGACCAAGATCATGATTGCTTTAAAAGGCACTAATACCGAGTTTGACCcattcataatattttagatgACTTCAGtcacaaataatatttaatattttactatGCACAcgtattattctatttttatttatcttattcttagatttttattcatgttttatgTTCTAAATAATCTAATTAAGTTGTTTTTGTACTTAACAATGTTATAATGTTATAAGAGACACAAAgtgttaaaaaaactaaataaaatatttgttatttgaaaaatataattcttgattaaaTTAACTTCTCATGCGTGTTTAATTCTCATGAATCAATATTAAACTATTACTTAATAATTAAATCCTGCATATTTAATAAAGGTTATTATACGATTAATGTTAATTGATGCACGAATAGCTaggttaattaaaaagtaaagatagatagaaaaaatttattatttttcatggttgatttatttataatcacAAATCGATTATTGATGTTTAATTATCATTGACGAAAACATcttataaagtaaaataaatttctctttattttttatattttatcatttgtctttaattttccagaatcaatttattttgttttctttgctttttaagtttttaggtaTTTTAGATCATAAGCAAAATCTCCCTTTTAATTACTATCATTTAAATTGCATATTAGTTGATTTTgtcatattaatatatttggtGTATCtttatttggtttgctttaattaaaacttaaatagcTTGTCTTGATTGATtgaataattaagttttaatacttttattttctacattataaattattaattttaaagggTTTAAATGTACGGAACTTCAGCATTCATCATTTGCCGGtgcatataattttaatttttttttctaatatacgTAATCGTttcgttttttcttcttttaatttggatCAAGACCTGGTTCTGCATACCATGTTTACGACCAACAGACAAATTAAAAGATACATGTAACTGTTGAATTTGacagaaaataagaaaagagtGTCGTCAGGGAAGACTAGAAAATTATCATAAGCTCCCTTTTTGCCTAACGTACACCTGTAAAACATATGGAGTGGATGGCAGAGAAGACTAGAAAATTATCAGGTAACTGCAGCATGGGAAAAGTTTCAGCATCCTCACAATACAATGAGTACTGACTCTACTGAATGTTGCGTTAATGAAAACGGGAtgtacaagtttttttaaacaacAGAAACTGCAACACTGTGCAGTAGCTCATATATAAGCTTTCGCCATTAACATTGATTGCACTTTCTGACCACCCAAACTGGTCCCATTCGCTTGTCCGGCCGTGACTGTGGAAATGTTTTTGGAAATCATCATAAAACTATTACagaattcaagaaaacaaagcTCAATATGCGTTGAAATAAGAACAACCTAAGAATCAAAGACTTGTGCAATATTGATCTTATGTATATGGTGAtacaagattgttttttttgaagGGACCGGGCCTCCCGACAGCTAGGGCCTCTACTAGTCCCACAAGAAGCTCATCGTGAGCTGCATCATCTCACAAACTATTCTTTATCTCACGAGGTGTTCTATTCTACCATTTCTGTCCTCTGTAAAGCATGTGTAGAGAGTTATTGTTAAGCAAACATATTAATCCAAAAACTTAAGCGGTTAGATGAGactccaagatatgatttatattattctctaacacatcccctcaagtaaaagctctttgggcttgaaacttacacaggtccacattaccttgtgcttaatttttatcaaataaatggggatggtgagattcgaactcgtgaccgcttggtcatcaaggctctgatatcatgttaaaaaaccatcttaacccaatagtttaagctattaggtgaggtcccaggatatgatttatattattctctaaccattattagtaatattatttttaattgttttttgttttttgtttttaggtgaaaTGGCATGCATGGGTTGCATGACAGAGTAGAAATCATCTCCTTGAAGCCCTGCCTGCTCAAAATCATCGAACGTAGGTGAAGCTCCTTGCCAAACAAcacctctgttttttctttttgaaaaaaattaaattttagaggAATTtacaactttatatatatatatatatatataaatacatccAAAAGAGCAAGGAACACTGAGCTCCAATTGTCGTATTCTCCATCCCATCATCCCAACCAactgtattaaaataatttggacACAAAAAGACAGTTCTGATCAGCTCTTATTGGAGACTCCCGAGAGACATTTGGCTTGTCAATATCGCTATGATGCCATGCAATAATTTCCA
The DNA window shown above is from Populus trichocarpa isolate Nisqually-1 chromosome 4, P.trichocarpa_v4.1, whole genome shotgun sequence and carries:
- the LOC18098206 gene encoding UDP-xylose transporter 1, producing the protein MGEMPSFQLGVIGALFLSVASSVSIVICNKALMSNLGFPFATTLTSWHLMVTFCTLHAAQRLNLFESKSIEMKPVMLFGILNGVSIGLLNLSLGFNSIGFYQMTKLAIIPFTVLLETLFLKKQFSQKIKLSLFVLLVGVGIASVTDLQLNFVGTILSLLAIITTCVGQILTSTIQKRLNVSSTQLLYQSAPFQAAILFVSGPLVDQFLTRKNVFAYKYSSLVLAFIILSCIISVSVNFSTFMVIGKTSPVTYQVLGHLKTCLVLGFGYTLLHDPFTMRNIIGILVAIFGMGLYSYFCVQENKKKQSVDLLLASQMKDKDSAPILGMQDKEISHDAKKSTKDSLV